Genomic DNA from Etheostoma cragini isolate CJK2018 chromosome 7, CSU_Ecrag_1.0, whole genome shotgun sequence:
GCTTTAATTAGCCtagtagcaactcatttggcaatggcttgaatgtaaaggATGTTCactaatatcaaaaagttacacagtAAAGCTTAAGTAAATCTCATCCATTACTGTGTGCATGGAGGAAGCTGTTACAGTGATGTCTGACCTCTGCGCGGTTGTGGTGATGGCATCCACCACCTCCATGATGCGGTGCAGGGCAGAGTCAGTGCCAATGGTCATGTCGGTGCCACAGAAGTCATTGTCGATGGAACCCACCATGCCCACGATGTTCAGGTGGGAAGATTTCTTAGCTTCTGCTGCTGTAATCTTACCTGCATAAAATCAGAGACAACgtggattaaatgaaaaactgcTTGTAAAAAGTATTTCTTCCTTTATTCACTGGTCTCCCTGGTTCATGGATCAAACTATATCATGACTGAATTTtctattttggaaaataattgtTTCCTTGTACGTATGACTTATAGATTTGTTTAAATAccttccaaaacaaaaaataaataaattgacagTGATTCAGTGTTGTAAAGCAATAGAACACATGGCCAAGGTAACATGCTCACATAATATTTAGCAGGTGTAATGTTTGCAATAACCATTTTCttattgcacaaaacaaaaattacagcCGAGGCTGATTTAGTAATATTAGTTTTACAGGTACTTGgtctttaacaaaatattggAGAAAATTAAATGCTGACCTGAGGGAAATGTCTGTACGGTACAATACAAGATATTtttccaaaagccaaaaatgcaaaacctcatggtggcgctacagaattaggattcatcctcagAGGATTGTTCCAAATGTAATCTTAAATGCATCCAATAATTGTTGGGATATTGAGTCTGAAAGGGAGGGAAACCTTTTGTTGTGAAGGcacatgtattttgtttctctACCAGCTTTGACAAGGTCCTCCAGCAACCCGCTCCACTCAGTCCTGAACTGGTTGGCTCCGGTCAGACTGCCGTCGCCTCCGATCACACACAGGTTGGTGATGCCCAGCTTCACCAGGTTGCACGCTCCCTTCATACGACCCTCTCTGGTGCGGAAGTCCTTGCTGCGAGCGCTGCCGATGACCGTACCTCCCTGACACGTGAAGAGGACAAGATATTGATACTACGCAAACATTTTCTGGCTTTGAAGGAAAAAGAATGTAATGATGCAATGACTGTTGACATTTAACCCCACGAAATTTTCCACAACAGTTATCCAATATCCCATGAATTTGAATCTCTGTGTGGAGAGATATGCATCAGGGTGGATTTATAACATTGTGGAATCGGAATCATTAAGATGCCTTGAAGTCACATCAAGTGAGACTGCATCATGCTTTGAAGTGATATCCTTGAAATGTACCATGGCGCGTTCTCACTCCATTGCTCACTTTCCCCTACTTAATAAATCTTAGCATGTCATTCCCGCTCTCCTTTCCAGGTCTCTTTATTAGGAGAAAAGATATTTTTCAGCGACAGGGAAGGCAGCAGTTATTATCACTCAAAAATCACATGCATCATCAGCGCTCATGAGGAGGAATCTCTTGATTCTTGAAGTTGAGTAGGTGTGTTAAAGTTCCAGAGTCAGTTCACTGAAATGACACCTCATCTCTTACCTCTAGTCATTTCAAGTCGAAAGGTTTGCTTTCATCAGGTTTTAGATACATTTGCCTGCTGCTGCCACCCGGATACAGTGGAGGTTAATTAAGTTTTGTGCAGTGAAAATTACACCATCAGTTCTGTGGATCTGAAGGTCTACTAAGTTCAGATAAAAGGTNNNNNNNNNNNNNNNNNNNNNNNNNNNNNNNNNNNNNNNNNNNNNNNNNNNNNNNNNNNNNNNNNNNNNNNNNNNNNNNNNNNNNNNNNNNNNNNNNNNNGTGCTTCTAGTTAGAGTTGGAAAagtgtctgttagtgacagaggacaaacaattacaggttcaaagggcttgaaacagaTTTACCGTAATCCCCTGTGTGGCTGTAGCCGATGCTATAAACCTGTAGCCCAGTCAAGTTAAGAGTTAACAGAGATGTAGTCTTGGCCAAATCGGAGGTGGATGTCCCAGACTCCCGCCTTTGGCTGAGTCTCGCtctatctaatctgtcagagggagagcaggagtgtgGCTGTAAAGTTCAGAGCTGGTAGTCccccagagaagaagaattTCCTGGCGCAGGGGGGAGTTATCACTTTTGCATGCACTTTATCTGAGTCACATTCTCCGTAGGGTCTGAGCCCCCCTAAAAGGTTGgatcctagaatcgcccctgATTTATATGCATTATCATGTCAGTGTACTACGTAGTTTATATGCAGCCATGGGCGGATTATAAGTAACACTTTTCGTAGTTGCATTGTGTCTCTTTTCGAttcttttcccctttttaaTGGTCATTTTGATCTCTCTTTGCATCTGTGTGACATCTCTTGTTGCATCTTTACTCTcattttatgtttctttatgATCATTTTGAGTCTCTTGAGTGACATTTTGTAGGTGAAGGCCCTGTAAGCCTGTTCAGTACTCCATCCATGTATGCAGCCCCTACCTCATGAACAAAGTAGACTTTGGCTCCGGCGTACAGACCAACTCTGACTGTGGCTCTCACCGCAGCATTCATGCCTGAGACAGACAAATGAAATATATAAGACAACATCAGACTCTGTATGATACTTCCTGTCAGATATCATTTTAGGTTTCAACCTTTAAGTGACCTGAATGTTGGCAACAGAACAGTAGCTGAGTTTATGGAACTGTACCATCGCACCCTTGGTTGTCCAGTACACTAAAGGCCacagtgtgtgcttgtgttgtgGCAGGCTGGCATGTTGCAGCTCTTGTTTCACCAGACAGCAGCTGTGGAAGGTCATTGCCACTAAAATTAGCCCCAAAGATGTGAAATAAGGGACCGCTTGGGCAGATAACACAAAGGGTTGGAGTCAGGTTTGGGGAGAGATATTCACCCCAAAACATGAGAAGAATATGATACCTTGTCCAGTTAAACTTAAAGTAGAGTTGATGGAGTCATTTTCTACAGGACCTTAATATAAGTTTTAAGTTCAATAGAGGAAAACACAGCCTGTATGGGGGACATCTTAATGAACTCTCAGCTCAACCatgatttttaaagtttaatctCCTACACAATTTACTTTGTGCTTTGTCAGTAGTAAGAATATTTAAAGCCTTGCTGGATACACGTTAATCACAGGTGGTAAAGTGAATCTGAGATGTAATCCTGTTCATCATCATAGTCAACCATCCATCAACCTCTGACAGCTAACTGTGCCACTCTGACATCTTGTGTACAAAATGCAGCTGGCCCTTTTTGTTCTTTGGCCCATTAACTTAACTTAAATGTCATGCCAAGCATCAACATGAAACGTTATTGGCCTCTGTAAGACAGCTGGTTGGGACTCAGCAGGGAAGATGGCTGTCCGACACATTTGACCCctctgaaatgaaataattgatTCTCTGCTTACCTTGGGCGTCTCCTCCTGACGTCAACACGGCGATGGAGCGTCCAAGCCCCATCTTTGTGGGGTCCACGGTCGGATGGAAATCCTTGGACATGTTTCCAAAAGCAACCCGGGTAGACAGGCGGGTGGGATGAAGTAAAAAGAATAGTAGAAAGAACAGATCTGCTCTACCTTCATACTCGATTGAAGGCACAGGCTTTATGGACTACCGTTCCCAGAGACCACTCCCTCTGACACTCCTCTGACTCCACCTCCTCACTCACAGCTCCAGGCTACTACTAAATATACATCCGTTCACTTCTGACTGGCAAACGCAACGTCCCTCATGTAAAAGAAGGCAATTTGAATGTTTGAGCTTATGTATTTCCAATGAATACATACAAAGCAACAAATTAATGAAAAGGATTTTGAAACTTTGAGCTTACTCAGTCACTTCAACACATGAAATTAGctgaaaaaaagctgtttaGTACAATGTGTCAATTAACAGATTGGCTGATCAACACATTTGATCATCtagtaatgtaaaaacaaacaaaaaaacactactttcAGTAATAGGCCACAGCTTGCCAAATAAGCTTTTCTTCCTTTCATGTCATTGTAAAAAAGGTGTATTTTACATCCTGTACTGTGTGGTATCAATACAGTCCCTCTAAACAGGACAGTGTGTCGCGTGACGCTGATATGTGCACCTTGCAACATGTTTCTATAAAAAGGCTCATTATCTACTGGTCCGTGTCCTCCAATCGGCCGTGTCCTCCTTGCAACTGCGTGGAGGGGAGGGGGCGCGTGCGCGTTCATGGAAGGCTgaatcatgtggacgcgccgacgGTGTGGTtgtcatcaacagaaaactagtacgcactatagctttaatggTGAGCGACAACAACAGAATAAGACTTTAGGAAAAATATAATGTCAGGAGTTAAGAAACATTATCAgccaaaagaaaaagtttggCCGACTTCCCATCTAAAGCAGCTGAGGCCAATACATCTTGACTAGGACTGCAACAAACGATAAGTGttattgtcatcatcatcaataaTAGTAACTCAGAAAGACACTTCCCAGGAGCTCAAGATAACATAATCAGATTGCATGTTTCAACACtccaaaacccccaaaatagTCTATTAAATATGATTCATGAAAGAGAAGCAGCAAATCCTGATTGTTTGAGCGTGCAAAAAATATTTAGCTTCatcaaaaaatactttattcGAATTACTATCTAAATTGTTGACTGTTTGTCGATCGATCAAATACCTGATGAATTGTTTCAGAAATAAACCAGTTAGTCGCTAGTATGGGCGGAGCTCTAAAAACAATGCATTCtacatttcacaaaatgcaATCATTATCATAATGCCATTTGACCCTTCCCTGCCCACATCTTTCAAACTCTATGGCGACAGTATAACTCAGACTTTAGAACGCTCTTCCAGAAGTACAGAATACAGTACAACTGTGGAATACATAGAAATTAGTGGGATGCCCCTTTAAATAACTTCAAgaggtgaaaaaaagtcatacaaggCTGGACAGTaacacatatattttattataaacacTGTACATTAATCATTTTCAATCCAAACAAGAATATTCTGTTGTGATGCCATCTTAGTCTATATGTATACTAAAACACTGATGAGTCTTCACTGACCTTTTAAAATTCTCTCTCCAACATTTAGGTTTTGAGTCATTACATAAACATTGCTTAAATCAGGCGTAAATCTACATTGCAAACAAATGAGTGCCTTCAATGTAAAAGACCtattatttgacagaaataacATTGAATTTTAGAAAGCATCTACCAAGGGCGGTCATACACAtttataagtttaaaaaaaacacagattctAAAAATTATTATTCTAGCAGCGTTTCTTGGACTTTTCTTAAGACTAGCAACAACAGTGTTGGCAAACAAAAGTAGTtccattgaagaaaaaaaaagtcttatcaGTACACCAGAATGAACTTATCCACTCTGGATAtgaacagtaaaacaaatacagtactTGTAGTGCAAAGTCATCGCTCCTGCAGTGGAGAGCTGTGTGGAGTTGAAGGGCCGAATGGGAGATTGAAACCAATTGGAACAAAtgtctggaaaacaaaacagataaatattcatattaactTGTATGTCTGTGAATATATACAAAGAATATGTATGTACACGTTTTAAAGTGTTCAGTTCAGTGTTGCGTGCCACTGTCCAACTAAATGTGATCACTTGTCGGGTTGTAGCACTGCACTATGTTGTATCGTACCGTGTgaattttaaaggaatagttttaaTAAATTGGGAAATGAggtcatttgctttcttgctttaAAAAGGTGGCGAATACCTTTCATAGGCACTTTATCTGTGAATACTCAAAACCTGCTTAGATTTAGTGTAGTGAGGTTTTAGCATCAGTCTGGTCTTATAGCATCACTTTACCGAACTCATTCATTGATGCTCTCAGCTCTGGTTAaagatattattaaaaaattgaTGACCAAGTCCTATTTAAAACTATCATGTCAGTAATTTGATAGAGAAACGGTACACATTTTTCTGTACATGCACACTGTCAGCAGTATACTCACAAAGGACTCTTCGGAGTGCAGGATGGAGGCCAGCGGGTTCCCACAGCGGGGCTCAAGGGGGAGATACCCGGGAGCAGCGGGGACAGACCCTGAGGTGTAGGAGGCCACTTCCTCGTCCATACGAAGCTCCTCCAGACACAGAAGACGCTTACGCAGCATCGCCACTGCAAGACTCGGCGCACAAGTCTTCTGTACAATGAGGTCTGTAATAGAAAAAGTCACACTTCAAAAACATATTGACAAATTCAGGAAAATGTTCACTATATGTGTAACACTATAGAATGGATTGTTCTGAAATGTCAGTGTTACCTCTGTGCAGACAGTGAACTGAAGGGTTGGTCTGACAGACTGGCACTGACACAGAGGACGTCTCTTTATGTCCTGGCAGCGCCGGGCCATGCGGCTCGGGGCGCTTCTCAAAACGTCGAGCTCTTAACAAGGTTTTGCCCgttgaaaaaaatatgacagACTCTCTTTGCGTTGCTTGGAAGAACGGCTGTCCTCCCACAATGCTCTGCTCCTCCTTTACCTCCTCCTCCCCGCTGCTGACCCTGCTCGCCTCTGCCTTTTCTTCACTGTGGGATTTAGTctggaggagtgagggaggacacaaacaaaaaacacagattttacagtacatttcaaaaaaataatcacaactGAATTTCATTTGGATCTCCGGTTTTTAACCTCCATTCATTTCTTACAGTTGTGGCTTGAACTGGGAGCTGCCCTGCTCGTGTCTCAGGATCTTTGTCAGACACATTTGTGCTTTGCTCGTCCTCTTGATCATCAAATAATCTCTGGACAATCTCCTGCTCACAAACAAGAAAGTCATATGAACTGTGGTCGAGAGCAAAGTATGATTATTGCTGGTTAAAGATATGATAGTAGTAGTAAAAGTCTTCAGATCAAAATGAAAACTACTCTACATAATGTTAGACATcttgttttagttatttcatTAATATAAGGAGCACTTTAATGCAACAGTGGTGTAGGATCACCGGCACCAACTTATAAAATTTGCAATCCTGGATGCTGCATGCtgtatttgatatttaatttttcaatttttttttcttaatacgTTTTTACATTCCTGTAATGCTGCATCCATTAGGTATATCTACACTGAAAATCAGAAAGTGATCAAGCCTTTTTTTGTAGCTGCCTTGACTTTGTTGAAAGAACTATTTTGGCTTTGAGTGTGGCTGAACTTTATCCTGCACATATAGATtatgtatctctttttttttttgtgtgtgtgttaagagttttgAACAGATTTGTGTAAAAGCTTTTTAGACGTGATATAAAATTGACAGGATTTCCTGCTCTCACCTCCTGGTGCGGCTGAAGGTTGGCTTTGCAGCTCCGCAGCCTGGGAGTGCCCGTGTACCCTGACTGTTGTGTCGACAGATAACATTTCTGAAAACAGCAGCATGGTGAAATAAGGCACTTACTGGGAGAAACACCACGTACTAAACAGACAGAGTGGGAACACTCAATGTTGTAAACTGACCATAGCAGACATGGGCTGATGCCTGGTGTTGCGGACCCTCTGTGGAGTCCAGTTCTCCTCGCCTGCTGGTGAGGATGAAACAGCAGCGTCACGTTGGGGTAAAGGGACAAAAGATAAGGATGCATTAGGTTTCCTAAGATAACAAGAACAACAATGCTGTGTCTTACCTGCTGGTCCTCCGGTAGCCTCAGCACGAGTTTTTCGAACCGGCACTCTCTGAGCCTGAGAAAAGACGCAACACAGTAAATGAAACTGTGGTTGTGTTTTAAAAGCAATGtaatacgattttttttttttaaaggagccaAAGGGAAAACTTATTTGATGTGTACATACTGTGTAAATTGAAGTGCCTCTgccagactgacagacagagtTTCGGGGTGGGGACCCCAGAGGCCCTCGACCCTTCACTCCCTCGTTCTGCAGGATACTTTGCAGTGCAGCGTGGTCTGGGGAGAACTGCATTGACTTCATTGATCCTGTAAGAAgagcacaaagaaaacagattcAATTGACGTGCAAAGGCCCCATCTAACTCAGTGCAAGGAAGTGAAAAGGAGTATTAGCCAAAATGTCCAACTACTGCTTTCATCAAAAACTAGTTAGCAGCCCAGAAGAATACACAAATGTACCAAGACAAAACTTCACAATTCCGTAAATGTTTTGActctaaaacaaccttttatgAAGTGAGAAGACGTGACATTTCTAATTTCACCCAGTTGCTGTGATTGGGTTTAACAGCGTTTATATCTACTGTGATCACATACTGTTTATTCAGGTAAACATTAGGTTTCTAATCTTGTGCATACCGGTAGTGGGTCCAGCTTTTTGTCGACTCTTCATGACAGACACTCGCTGGGGCTGCAAACAAGAGaattgttattaaaacatatttaattgatttagaacaataaaaatgataaaaagtcttGATTCAAACTAACTTAACATTCCAAACCGCAAATAAAAACCCATCAGTGAAAGTGTAGGGAccaaaggcaaaaaaagaaggaagtaAATGACAAGTATAAAACCTACTCACCAGAAAGTTATAGGGTTTGGAGGGTGAATTTGCAGATCTCAGACCTGTGGCACTTATTCCTTCGTTCCGGAGGATACTGAGCATTGCCGCGTGATCAGACTGGAAGTTCTCCCCTTTGTCTGAAAATACATGGGAAACACTGGTTACTGCTATTCACATGGAAGCAATGTAGTGAGCAATGTAGTTAACATCCCAactaaaaaagagagagcaggCAATCATGACAATCCAAAAGATTCTAGCTATCTCATTAATATACAGCTACACTGCTATTGTTTAACAGGTGATGTACATTCATCTCAATGGAGAAATGCAGTTGTTGCAACAGTATTAAAAATGTCCAATTAGTGCACTCTaggtaaaaacaaacatcagaGCATATGTAGTGTAAGTACTGCTTCTCCATTTATTAAGCCCCCGCTCATTAATAAAGAACACTTGTCAGTATAATGTAATACCACAAACAACATAATTCAAAATTACCAAAAGGTTGACTCAACACCTCTCAAGACTGAACATTATAAATTTCATGAGGTGTAGATTTGATCACAGGgctgttgtattagactgcattagttttagttAGGTATGCCTTCTAAACTGGCAAATGagtgcaaaaacacaaatgagtcTCCATAGATTCAGTAAGCAAATAGATTCTGTTATATTGTGCACAACAGTGGAAGTGTACTGCTCAAAAGCATTGAAAAGGCAAGAACACATTTAACTTACCGGTTGCACTTTTGGAAAAATTACCCTGCATAGTCCGCTGCAAGTTTTGGTTAGCATGGGGCATCTTGGCTGGAT
This window encodes:
- the troap gene encoding uncharacterized protein troap isoform X2, with protein sequence MDSSPVLRQQSQNKIRSDFNRTKNDYNKMPAHPKPSEGLSAPHLSNQNIENLEPGNSEMGRKAPVRPGVSRLPVLAKSLCLPTSSDFTKSHYRWEEKPLAGKTKKKKPSTRPVPFNLSQPKSSRMATEDQQPLTPLQSRTGTHAVRPENNVCSARLKTQNIRPKPTKHPAMLNHKMDSSKGTGKSIGKATGSTSQLSGQAGPSNTLRTSATLSNPLSSIHKNAIHQTMVAFSAQPTVSTEACLDNMSLLSLKDPAKMPHANQNLQRTMQGNFSKSATDKGENFQSDHAAMLSILRNEGISATGLRSANSPSKPYNFLPQRVSVMKSRQKAGPTTGSMKSMQFSPDHAALQSILQNEGVKGRGPLGSPPRNSVCQSGRGTSIYTAQRVPVRKTRAEATGGPAGEENWTPQRVRNTRHQPMSAMKCYLSTQQSGYTGTPRLRSCKANLQPHQEEIVQRLFDDQEDEQSTNVSDKDPETRAGQLPVQATTTKSHSEEKAEASRVSSGEEEVKEEQSIVGGQPFFQATQRESVIFFSTGKTLLRARRFEKRPEPHGPALPGHKETSSVSVPVCQTNPSVHCLHRDLIVQKTCAPSLAVAMLRKRLLCLEELRMDEEVASYTSGSVPAAPGYLPLEPRCGNPLASILHSEESFTFVPIGFNLPFGPSTPHSSPLQER
- the troap gene encoding uncharacterized protein troap isoform X1, with the protein product MDSSPVLRQQSQNKIRSDFNRTKNDYNKMPAHPKPSEGLSAPHLSNQNIENLEPGNSEMGRKAPVRPGVSRLPVLAKSLCLPTSSDFTKSHYRWEEKPLAGKTKKKKPSTRPVPFNLSQPKSSRMATEDQQPLTPLQSRTGTHAVRPENNVCSARLKTQNIRPKPTKHPAMLNHKMDSSKGTGKSIGKATGSTSQLSGQAGPSNTLRTSATLSNPLSSIHKNAIHQTMVAFSAQPTVSTEACLDNMSLLSLKDPAKMPHANQNLQRTMQGNFSKSATDKGENFQSDHAAMLSILRNEGISATGLRSANSPSKPYNFLPQRVSVMKSRQKAGPTTGSMKSMQFSPDHAALQSILQNEGVKGRGPLGSPPRNSVCQSGRGTSIYTAQRVPVRKTRAEATGGPAAGEENWTPQRVRNTRHQPMSAMKCYLSTQQSGYTGTPRLRSCKANLQPHQEEIVQRLFDDQEDEQSTNVSDKDPETRAGQLPVQATTTKSHSEEKAEASRVSSGEEEVKEEQSIVGGQPFFQATQRESVIFFSTGKTLLRARRFEKRPEPHGPALPGHKETSSVSVPVCQTNPSVHCLHRDLIVQKTCAPSLAVAMLRKRLLCLEELRMDEEVASYTSGSVPAAPGYLPLEPRCGNPLASILHSEESFTFVPIGFNLPFGPSTPHSSPLQER